The stretch of DNA CAAAAACAGCTTTATGAAAAACATTACGGGAAAATGATGGGAATATGTTTGCGTTATTCTAACAATACAGAAGACGCAAAAGACATCCTCAATGAAGGTTTTATCAAAGTTTTTCGCTATTTGCATCGTTACAAAATAGGTACGTCTTTAGAAGGTTGGATTCGTAGAATAATGATTAATACCTCCATTGACTTTTATAGAAAAGCCATTCGTCATAGAACAGAGGATATTGAATATGCAGCTAATACGACGGCCACAGGTGAAGATGCTATTAGTAATTATTCTGCCAAAGAAATTCTTTCTGTTATCCAAACCTTACCGCCATCTTATCGTGCCGTATTTAACCTTTATGCAATAGAGGGGTATTCGCATCGAGAAGTTGCTACTCAATTGGGAATCTCAGAAAGTACATCAAGGTCAAATTTAGTAAAAGCTCGTGCAAAACTAAAAGCCTTACTAACTAGACTTTACAAATAAAATAATGTGTAAAAAATGAAAAATAAAGATTTTGATAACATAGATAAACTAGCACAGGATGCCTTTGA from Aureispira anguillae encodes:
- a CDS encoding RNA polymerase sigma factor, with protein sequence MAIALNISTTKHITNDVQSSSDEAKLIAGCLAEERWAQKQLYEKHYGKMMGICLRYSNNTEDAKDILNEGFIKVFRYLHRYKIGTSLEGWIRRIMINTSIDFYRKAIRHRTEDIEYAANTTATGEDAISNYSAKEILSVIQTLPPSYRAVFNLYAIEGYSHREVATQLGISESTSRSNLVKARAKLKALLTRLYK